From the genome of Ancylothrix sp. D3o, one region includes:
- a CDS encoding DUF4262 domain-containing protein, whose translation MSNKSNIFYLTVAAGNYEYATDILADYMRTAGYTAALDLVENIKTHTAFSVRSQYEKTIGAGVFLKAQLQLNPPILQKIANNVLTCGYHLINVLGDARKEQPTVTYTVGLFHTFHHPEIVMFGVPKELSNVVLDTLIKSWVIEQKQGFIVGETYRGLTSRPAEFTIIPQNLVDSHLTACRWFYSNREFPVLECIWGMKSAKLPKLS comes from the coding sequence ATGTCTAACAAGAGCAACATTTTCTATCTGACAGTTGCAGCCGGCAATTATGAATATGCCACCGATATTCTGGCTGACTATATGAGGACTGCCGGTTATACGGCTGCCCTAGATTTAGTCGAAAACATCAAGACCCATACAGCTTTTTCTGTCCGTAGTCAGTACGAGAAAACAATTGGCGCCGGGGTTTTTCTGAAAGCTCAACTTCAATTAAATCCACCAATTCTCCAGAAAATCGCCAATAACGTATTAACTTGTGGTTATCACTTAATTAATGTATTAGGGGATGCCAGGAAAGAACAGCCGACTGTTACTTACACAGTTGGTTTATTCCATACTTTCCATCACCCAGAGATAGTGATGTTTGGTGTACCCAAAGAATTATCTAATGTCGTACTCGATACTTTGATAAAAAGTTGGGTGATTGAGCAGAAGCAGGGTTTCATAGTCGGTGAAACTTACAGAGGTTTAACCAGTAGGCCGGCAGAATTCACAATAATTCCTCAAAACTTAGTAGACAGCCATCTCACCGCTTGTCGGTGGTTTTACTCAAACCGTGAATTCCCAGTATTGGAATGTATCTGGGGAATGAAATCAGCCAAACTGCCAAAGCTTTCCTAA